In a single window of the Erinaceus europaeus chromosome 21, mEriEur2.1, whole genome shotgun sequence genome:
- the LOC103108344 gene encoding LOW QUALITY PROTEIN: 2',3'-cyclic-nucleotide 3'-phosphodiesterase-like (The sequence of the model RefSeq protein was modified relative to this genomic sequence to represent the inferred CDS: deleted 1 base in 1 codon): MNRGFSPKSHTFLPKIFFRKMSSSGAKDKPELQFPFLQDEETVATLQECKTLFILRGLPGSGKSTLARLIVDRYHDGTKMVSADAYKITPGARGDFSEQYKQLDDNLAAYCRRNIRILVLDDTNHERERLEQLFEMADQYQYQVVLVEPKTAWRLDCAQLKEKNQWQLSADDLKKRKPGLEKDFLLLYFGWFLTKKSSESLHKAGQTFLLELGNHKAFKKELRHFISGDEPREKIDLLSYFGKRPPGMLHCTTKFCNYGKAAGADEYAQQDVVKKSYCEAFTLTISALSVTPKTAGAQVELSEQELLLWPNDVDKLAPTDNLPPGSRAHITLGCADDVEAVQMGIDLLEIVRQKKGGNRGEEVGDLHRGKLYNLGTGRWMLNLAKKMEVRAIFPGYYGKGKPVPKHGSQKGGVMQSCTII; the protein is encoded by the exons ATGAACAGGGGCTTCTCTCCGAAGAGCCACACATTCCTGCCCAAGATCTTCTTCCGCAAGATGTCCTCCTCTGGGGCCAAGGACAAGCCTGAGCTGCAGTTCCCATTCCTACAGGACGAGGAGACAGTGGCCACGCTGCAGGAATGCAAGACGCTCTTCATCCTTCGAGGCCTGCCAGGGAGCGGCAAGTCCACACTGGCACGG CTCATTGTGGACAGGTACCATGACGGCACGAAGATGGTGTCTGCTGATGCCTACAAGATCACTCCTGGTGCTCGGGGAGACTTCTCTGAGCAGTACAAGCAGCTGGATGACAACCTGGCTGCCTACTGCCGCCGGAACATCCGAATTCTTGTGCTAGATGACACCAACCATGAGCGGGAACGGCTGGAGCAGCTCTTTGAAATGGCTGACCAGTACCAGTACCAGGTGGTGCTGGTGGAGCCCAAGACAGCGTGGCGGCTGGACTGTGCCCAGCTCAAGGAGAAGAACCAGTGGCAGCTGTCGGCTGATGATCTGAAGAAGCGGAAGCCTGGGCTAGAGAAGGACTTCCTGCTGCTCTACTTTGGCTGGTTCCTGACCAAGAAGAGTTCCGAGAGCCTCCACAAAGCTGGCCAGACCTTTCTGTTGGAGCTGGGGAACCACAAGGCTTTCAAGAAGGAGCTCCGACACTTCATCTCTGGAGATGAGCCCAGGGAGAAGATTGATCTGCTCAGCTACTTTGGAAAGAGACCCCCGGGTATGCTGCACTGTACAACCAAGTTCTGCAACTACGGGAAGGCGGCTGGGGCAGATGAGTACGCCCAGCAGGACGTGGTGAAGAAATCTTACTGCGAGGCCTTCACGCTGACCATCTCTGCCCTCTCTGTGACACCCAAGACAGCTGGCGCGCAGGTGGAGCTGAGCGAGCAGGAGCTGCTGTTGTGGCCAAATGACGTGGACAAGCTGGCCCCCACCGACAACCTGCCCCCGGGGAGCCGCGCTCACATCACTCTGGGCTGCGCAGATGACGTGGAGGCTGTGCAGATGGGCATTGACCTCCTAGAGATTGTGCGGCAGAAGAAGGGGGGCAACCGAGGCGAGGAGGTGGGTGACCTGCACCGGGGCAAACTCTACAACTTGGGCACTGGGCGCTGGATGCTGAACCTAGCCAAGAAGATGGAGGTCAGGGCCATCTTCCCCGGCTACTATGGGAAGGGCAAACCTGTGCCCAAACATGGCAGCCAGAAGGGGGGTGTGATGCAGTCCTGCACCATCATTTGA